The DNA window ATATGATGtacaataattatatagATAATGTGCAGCTGTACATTTATTTTCCCAACTGAAAGAagtataaattttttttcaaaaaaataaatatatatattaataaaatattattagcgtatattaaaagaaaggCTCATCAAACTGCTTTCCAttatcaaacaaaaaaaatgtagcATATAACGCAAGATAGCCGAAACACATCATATTTTAAGTTGTATAACCGCGcatataaattaaatcacACTAATTGTTCACCTACATTTATAATATCCGGGGTCATACAATggatattatttcttttgttcTAGCTATGTCAAATCTATCTTTTAATGAACGTTTAGATATTTGacgatatatatatatatatacaacaTGGTCAACGAATAGCTTTGAAGTTTGtgttaaatataataatagttgatatttccttttcttttcttctatATTTAATGGTTATGTATAGGAAAAACGAAAAACTAACAATTGGATGACTGTAGATAAATCTCGGCCAAGTGTTTTGATCTTAGGGACCGGTTTCGGTTCTGTAGGGGTTttgcaaaatataaacactGAAAAGTTTAATATTACTGTAATCTCACCAAGAGactattttttattcacaCCTTTATTGACTTCTACTACCTATGGACATCTTAGAGATGACAGTATCAGTTTTGACTTTAGTTATTTCCTGAAAGACAAGTCTGTTCATTATATTAAAGATAAGGtgatcaaaataaatcaaaagtCAAATAAAGTTATTGTTTCCACTGGAGACACATatgattatgattatttgaTTATTGCTGTTGGTACCACGACAAATACGTTTTCAATTCCAGGTGTTGAAGAACACGCTTTTTTTATGAgagatttgaaaaatactcaagaaattaaaaggcACGTTCGAGAAGTCTTTTGTTCCATTGATCGTAATACAACAAAAGAAAGTTTGCTACAAAAATTGGcgtttgttgttattggaGGAGGACCTACTGGTGTAGAAGTAGCTGGTGAGTTCCAAGATTGGTTTCAAGGTGAGGTTTCTAAAAAATATCcaaaattaatgaattaTTGTTCAGTGACATTGATTCACAATGGgccatatttattaaataattttattacgGAAACTTCTAAAGACTTATGTTACCGTACAGAACAATGCCTACAAAACAACAATGTTAATGTCGAATTGAATACcatagttttaaaaattattgatgATAAACAATGTTTAGTTAAAAATACGAATACCAACCGagaaacaattttaaactATGGCACCTTGATTTGGTGTGCAGGTAGTGAAAAAACATCATTGGTGAAAGATCTGTGCAAACAATTAGACAAGTATCAGCATGAAACAAGGGGTTTAAATGTTGACGATAAGTTTACTGTCTTAggtactaataatatatatgctATTGGAGATAGTATATATAGTGCTGAATTACCACCGAAGGCTTCTTCCGCCATGAAAGCTGGTTCATATTTGGCACAAGAAATTTTCAACAAGGGATTCTTTGGTccggaaaaaaaaaattatgagCCAAtgaaaattaagaaaagaaatggaAATTTAACTTACGTTACCAAAGGTTTGACTGTTGTAGAAAGCGGTGAAATCAAAGATATctcattttattatactCTAAGACGTAggtatgtttatttttcgtCTCTTCCAACGTTCAagacaaaaatattgttgttggcTAACTGGTTAGGTCTTTTGTGTTCAAAAGTGTTTAATTAGTACCATTTGGTATTAGAAATTcgaataatttttaactattttattaaacttctctatataaaattgaacaaCTTGGTAATGAAGTGGGTTGTAAtcgtttaaaaaaaaaaaaaatatttcccaAAGAaagtaattttattttgcggtaaaagtttttgacaagatttattttcagaATATTGTGGCGTCTTAgatagttttaaaataatattcaaaaacAGTGTGATACTTCCTGAGTAGTATTTAGTAGTGTTTAAGCGATAAACTTTCACGTTATATCATGAAACTTTCCAttaatatatcaaaaagTCCTGTATAAATTTTATGAtattgtaataatattaaaatttcgaagaaaaattttcattcgcgttataatattcaggttttattaaaagtgcTGGAATAATTCGTTGTTCGGGTTGTTACCCGGAGTCGAGTTATTTCTTTGTTCTACTGGAACTGCTATATTAGGTTCTTTACTCATATTACCGATGATATTGTTAATGTTTCCTATCCTCTCTCGGTCAACAACCTCTATAATACTCTCATCATTAAATGCGTCTCCTGTTTTGTATGTAATGATATATAGACGTTATTTATATTGCGTCCTTATTCtcgatattattactatgtATATCGCTAGTATAATGTTCTTGCAGCGGGTTTGAATTTCATACGGTGTGCGTATGTTCTAACAAAAAAGATCATAATATTATGTGATacaatttttgtatttttttttctgcacttaacaaacaaaaaaaaaaggaaataaaaaataaaaaatattttcattttatacATTTGAATAATGAACTGTaactttttaacaaaaatagttaaaaaatttcaagAAAAAGACAGCAATTCATAAAAATGATTGGTCAAAAAGGTTAAATTTCTTAGGAATTATATCTTGagtctttttatttttttcaatacttCTACTCAACAGGGGAGGAAatgaacaaataaaaatgtaaaatgAAACGTATATAAAGGCCATGGATAATTATCATCAAgatatttgtttttctttcctttccttTCCTTTCTAAAAACACAAAGATCAACAAACAAGAACAAAATGTCCACTGATAAAATCACCTTTTTACTTAACTGGCAAGCTGCTGCATACCACATTCCAATTTATTTGGCTCAAACCAAGGGATACTTCAAAGAGCAAGGCTTAGATATTGCTATTTTGGAACCAAGCAATCCATCCGATGTAACTGAATTAATTGGGTCTGGTAAAGTCGACATGGGTTTGAAAGCTATGATTCACACTTTGGCCGCTAAAGCTAGAGGGTTCCCTGTTACTTCTGTTGCCTCTTTGTTAGACGAACCATTCACTGGGTTATTGTACTTGAAAGGCAGCGGTATCACTGAAGATTTCCAATCTTTGAAGGGTAAAAAGATTGGTTATGTTGGTGAATTTGGTAAGATCCAATTGGACGAATTGACCAAGCATTATGGTATGACACCAAACGACTACACTGCTGTTAGATGTGGTATGAATGTTGCCAAATATATCATCGAGGGCAAGATTCATGCTGGTATTGGTATTGAATGTATTCAACAAGTGGAATTGGAAGAATACTGCAAAAAGCATGGCAGACCAGTTACTGATGTTCAAATGTTGAGAATTGACAAGTTGGCTTGTTTGGGTTGTTGCTGTTTCTGTACTATTTTGTACATTTGTAATGATGAGTTTTTGGCCAAGAATGGAGACAAAGTTAGAAAGTTTTTGATTGCCATTAAAAAGGCCACTGACGATGTTTTGAACCACCCAGAACAATCTTGGGCTACATATACAGATTTGAAGCCACAATTGAATACTGATTTGGCTTACAAACAATACCAAAGATGTTTTGCTTACTTTTCCAGTTCTTTGTACAATGTGCATCGTGATTGGAAAAAAGTTACTGGGTACGGTAAGAGATTGGAGATTTTGCCATTGGATTACAAGTCCAATTACACCAATGAATATTTGTCATGGCCAGAACCCAACGAAGTGGAAGACCCATTAGAAGCCCAAAGATTGATGGGTATTCACCAAGAAAAATGCAGAGAAGAGGGGTCTTTCAAGAGATTAGTTGTTCCATTGAAACATTGAAATATAGATTTATATACtggtatatataatattatgtACGTGTGTGTTAATGAACTGCCATTCTTAATAAGTATTGTGCAAGATTTTTAATGCGATGAAATGATTTCTAGTGTATTCTTTTTTGCACTTCAAATCacttttctaaaaaaaatattaaaaaaaaaaagaaatttgttagtcttttgttttttatgattaaattagatttattacctcttttttttttataaccTCGTTtgttatgaaaaaaataatagtattaaaatGTGAATAACGTGAAAGAAtcatatctttttttaacatacTTTTTAAAAGCAAAAGTACGAAATGTACGGATATGCGTTGTTCGGATAGCAACCGATATAGGGGTACTCGTCTTGTGTGTTTATTCTAAAATAAACGACGTACATGAACATTAAAAAGGGAGAGGTACAAGCTTATCGTTTAGAGTGTAAATCTACTACAAATCACATGGTGGCACGGCAACAAATCATATAAACTACCCCAACAGTTGTGAATTACTGAGATAATAAAACggtatatatctatattattagtCAACAAGAACGTATCAAGTTGaagatttgttttatatcttAAGACCATTCTTCgtaatttaattatataaaaggaGTAAGACCAAAAGATATCTACTCTGGATTATTGTTGATGAAATTTATCCTTTACTTTGAAACTTTAAACTTttgttaaagaaaaaactacATGGTTGTCACTATACTAACAGAactataaattttttgtgTTCTAAAGCTGAAAATCTGAGCTCTGTTCTTCCACTAAATTCAGTTGATTTAATTACTTGTGCAGAAGCCATTCATTGGTTTGATACAGACAAGTTCTTCAAAGAAGCTtataaagttttgaaaactaATGGTACGTTGGCCATTTGGGCTTATGCCGAACCAAGATTTCTTGATTATCCAAAGGCAAACGAAATTTATGagaaatttgtttttgacGATGATAGATACATGGGCCCATGCTGGCAACAGCCTGGCAAAACTctgttaaatttttttgcaaaGATATTGGAGTTCCGACTAATATGTTTTCAGATAATAATTAGAGTTACTTATGTCCCAATGATACGAAACTGAAAGTTGAATGGgtgatattttatattttagctggaaaataaaaatatgtatatataaattgtcaagtaagaaaaaaaaaaagaaatgaaataaagcttttttttatttactgtTTATCCGAGACTGATTTTAAATGGTTGTAGTTTTATTCCTTGTTTGTCCGAGattgatttttcttttttctttttcctttttccttttttctttttttcttttttcttttttcttttttttttctttttctttttttcttgattctttttttcttgattcttttttttcttgattctttttttcttgattcttttttttctcaaaataaaacaatttttttatgttgCAATTAAAAACCAACCAAAGTTTCttattgttttaattacctcatttaaaacatttac is part of the Saccharomycodes ludwigii strain NBRC 1722 chromosome III, whole genome shotgun sequence genome and encodes:
- a CDS encoding uncharacterized protein (similar to Saccharomyces cerevisiae YJL196C | ELO1 | ELOngation defective (paralog of YCR034W | ELO2)) — protein: MGPCWQQPGKTLLNFFAKILEFRLICFQIIIRVTYVPMIRN
- a CDS encoding uncharacterized protein (similar to Saccharomyces cerevisiae YML120C | NDI1 | NADH Dehydrogenase Internal), with product MTVDKSRPSVLILGTGFGSVGVLQNINTEKFNITVISPRDYFLFTPLLTSTTYGHLRDDSISFDFSYFLKDKSVHYIKDKVIKINQKSNKVIVSTGDTYDYDYLIIAVGTTTNTFSIPGVEEHAFFMRDLKNTQEIKRHVREVFCSIDRNTTKESLLQKLAFVVIGGGPTGVEVAGEFQDWFQGEVSKKYPKLMNYCSVTLIHNGPYLLNNFITETSKDLCYRTEQCLQNNNVNVELNTIVLKIIDDKQCLVKNTNTNRETILNYGTLIWCAGSEKTSLVKDLCKQLDKYQHETRGLNVDDKFTVLGTNNIYAIGDSIYSAELPPKASSAMKAGSYLAQEIFNKGFFGPEKKNYEPMKIKKRNGNLTYVTKGLTVVESGEIKDISFYYTLRRRYVYFSSLPTFKTKILLLANWLGLLCSKVFN
- a CDS encoding uncharacterized protein (similar to Saccharomyces cerevisiae YNL332W | THI12 | THIamine metabolism), yielding MSTDKITFLLNWQAAAYHIPIYLAQTKGYFK